The following nucleotide sequence is from Streptomyces leeuwenhoekii.
TGTAGCCCATGCCCATGAACCACAGGTCGTCGTCGACGTGGAAGGCGCGGCCCGCCTCGACGGCCTTCATGTTCTTCCACAGCGCGCTCTCGACGGCCTTGGACTCCCCGGACTTGGAGGCGTCCGCGAAGGACGTGTAGAAGACCGCGTCGGCGTCGGCCTGGTCGACCTGCTCGGGGCTGACCTCGTACGCGAAGCCGTCCTCGGCCTTGTCCACGACGGCGGGGCGGCCCACCCCGGCTCCGCCAGGACCGTGCCGATGTAGCTCTTGCGGCCGTACAGGCGCATGTCGCCGCCCTCGATGAAGCGGGCCGCGCTGACGGTGGTGGCGGCCGCCTTCTCCTGGCCGCCGAGCGCCTCGACGATCTCCGCGGCGTGCCGGGCGTAGTCGGCGACGACCTTCTTGCCTTCCGCCTTCTTGCCCTAAGTTCAGGCCAACGTCGTGTACACGCTGCGCGCCGGTCGTACACAGCCTGTGCACGCGACCGGGGCGGGTCCCGGCACAATGGAGCGCATGGCCTCCACGACCCGTACCGCCCCGACCGTCGGCTTCGATCTCGACATGACGCTGATCGACTCCCGCCCCGGCATCCACGCCTGCTACACGGAGCTGTCGGCGCGGACGGGCACCCATGTCGACGCCGACCTGGCGGTGACGCGGCTCGGGCCGCCCCTGGAGCAGGAGCTCGCCCACTGGTTCCCGGCGGAGCGGGTGGCCGCCACGGCCGACCTGTACCGGTCGCTGTATCCGGCGACCGCCATCGCGGCCACGCCCGCGCTGGCCGGCGCCCGCGAGGCCGTCGCCGCGGTCCGGGCGGCCGGCGGGCGGGCGATCGTCGTCACCGCCAAGTACGAGCCCAACGCCAAGCTGCACCTGGAGCACCTCGGCATCGAGCCGGACGCGGTCATCGGCGACCTGTGGGCCGAGCAGAAGGCGGTGGCGCTGCGCGAGCACGGCGCGAGCGTCTACGTCGGCGACCACCTGGGCGACATACGCGGGGCGCGCGCGGCCGGCGCCCACTCCGTCGCCGTGGCCACCGGCCCGTACGGCGTCGAGGAGCTGCGCGCGGCGGGCGCCGACACGGTCCTGGCGGACCTGACGGAGTTCCCGGCCTGGCTCGCGGCCTACCGGGAGGCGCCCGAGGGGCCGGCGGACGCGGCGCGCGCCTGACGGCGGCCCACCGCGATCGACCGGAGCACGCCCGCCCCGGCGATGAGGAATCCGACCCCCATGAGCATGCTCAGTCCGAACATGTAGGTGGGAAAGGGAGTCGTCCCGAGGAACAACGGGGCCACGGTGACCACGGTGGCCACCGCCCCGATGAAGAAGACGACGGCCCCGGCGCGGATCAGCCCGTCACCGGGCGCGGCGGAATTCGATTGGGTTTTGTCACGCACTCGACCAGGGTAGTTCCCACCGCGAAGGAACGGCCGGGCGACGTCTTGTCACCGGCTTGAAGAGCATTAGCCTGGGTACCGGCGGGTCCCGACGGCCCGCCCGAGTGCTATCAAGGGCCGTTTCCGGCGGCCGTCAGCATTCATCAGTCAGCATTTTTCCGACGAGTACGAGGACGAGGACGGACGTGCCCACCGGCAAGGTCAAGTGGTTCAACAGCGAGAAGGGCTTCGGCTTTCTCTCCCGCGACGACGGCGGTGACGTCTTCGTCCATTCCTCGGTCCTCCCCGCCGGAGTCGAGGCCCTGAAGCCGGGCCAGCGCGTGGAGTTCGGCGTCGTCGCCGGGCAGCGCGGCGACCAGGCCCTGTCGCTCACGCTGCTGGAGCCGACCCCGTCGGTCGCCGCCGCCCAGCGCAAGAAGCCGGACGAGCTGGCCTCCATCGTGCAGGACCTGACGACCCTTCTCGAGAACATCACGCCGATGCTGGAGAAGGGCCGCTACCCCGAGAAGACCTCCGGCAAGAAGATCGCCGGGCTGCTCCGCGCGGTCGCCGACCAGCTCGACGTCTGAGCCGGCCTCAGGGGAAGGACAGCGCGTCGGGGCCGAGGGCCGGTACCAGGCCCTCGGCCGCCGCGCGGGTGAGCAGCCCCCGCACGGCCGCGTAGCCGTCCTCGCCCAGATGGGCGGTGAACTCGTTGACGTACAGCCCGATGTGCTGGTCGGCGACGGCCGGGTCCATCTCCTGGGCGTGCTCCATCACGTACGGGCGGGAGACCTCCGGGTCGTCCCACGCGGCGCGCACGGAGGCCCGGATCGAGTCGGCCAGCAGCGTCAGCGTCTCCTCGCCCAGCGACCGCTTGGCGATGATCGCGCCGAGCGGGATCGGCAGCCCCGTGGTGGCCTCCCAGTGCTCGCCCATGTCGGCGAGCTTGTGCAGCCCGTAGTTCTGGTAGGTGAAGCGCGCCTCGTGGATGACGAGGCCCGCGTCGACCTTGCCGTCCCGTACGGCCGGCATGATCTCGTGGAACGGCATCACCACGATCTCGCCGACCCCGCCGGGCACGGTGTCCGCGGCCCACAGCCGGAACAGCAGGTACGCCGTCGACTTCTCGCTCGGCACGGCCACCGTACGGCCGCTCAGGTCCAGGCCGGCCTCGCGGGTGAGCACCAGCGGCCCGCAGCCCCGGCCCAGCGCGCCTCCGCAGGGCAGCAGCGCGTACTCGTGCAGAACGTACGGCAGCACCGCGTACGACACCTTCAGTACGTCGAACTCGCCGCGCTCGGCCATGCCGTTGGTGAGGTCGATGTCGGCGAAGGTCACCTCCAGCGCGGGGGCGCCGGGCACGCGGCCGTGGGCGAGGGCGTCGAAGACGAAGGTGTCGTTCGGGCAGGGCGAGTACGCGATCCGCAGGGGCTCACCGGCCGTGCGGGTACCACCGGCCGCGGACTGCTCACGAGTCGGGGAGGGCTGCTCGCCGGTCATCGGCTGCTCACTGGTCACGGGCTGCTCACTGGTCATGCGGGTTCCAACTCCTCAGGACGGGCGCCAGCTTCCCGAAGGCTTCCGCGAGGGCGGCGAGCGCGTCGGGGATGCGCCAGGCGGCCCGGTCGCGGGGGCCGACCGGGTTGGACACCGCGCGCAGCTCCAGGACGGGCACGCCGTGCGCGGCGGCGGCCTCGGCGACCCCGAAGCCCTCCATGGCCTCGGCCAGGGCGCGGGGATGGCGGGCACCGAGGGCGGCGGCCCGCTCGGCGGTGCCGGTCACGGTGGACACGGTCAGGACGGTGCCCGGGCGGGCGCCCGTGGCGGCGGCGACCTCGCGGACG
It contains:
- a CDS encoding cold-shock protein yields the protein MPTGKVKWFNSEKGFGFLSRDDGGDVFVHSSVLPAGVEALKPGQRVEFGVVAGQRGDQALSLTLLEPTPSVAAAQRKKPDELASIVQDLTTLLENITPMLEKGRYPEKTSGKKIAGLLRAVADQLDV
- a CDS encoding HAD family hydrolase, with the translated sequence MASTTRTAPTVGFDLDMTLIDSRPGIHACYTELSARTGTHVDADLAVTRLGPPLEQELAHWFPAERVAATADLYRSLYPATAIAATPALAGAREAVAAVRAAGGRAIVVTAKYEPNAKLHLEHLGIEPDAVIGDLWAEQKAVALREHGASVYVGDHLGDIRGARAAGAHSVAVATGPYGVEELRAAGADTVLADLTEFPAWLAAYREAPEGPADAARA
- a CDS encoding 1,4-dihydroxy-6-naphthoate synthase; this translates as MTGEQPSPTREQSAAGGTRTAGEPLRIAYSPCPNDTFVFDALAHGRVPGAPALEVTFADIDLTNGMAERGEFDVLKVSYAVLPYVLHEYALLPCGGALGRGCGPLVLTREAGLDLSGRTVAVPSEKSTAYLLFRLWAADTVPGGVGEIVVMPFHEIMPAVRDGKVDAGLVIHEARFTYQNYGLHKLADMGEHWEATTGLPIPLGAIIAKRSLGEETLTLLADSIRASVRAAWDDPEVSRPYVMEHAQEMDPAVADQHIGLYVNEFTAHLGEDGYAAVRGLLTRAAAEGLVPALGPDALSFP